GATGATGGACTCAGTCCTGCGGCACTTGATGATTTCCGCTTTCTGAATCATACTTTTGTTGTACTCCTGCTGAAAGCGTTCAACAGGGTTGGTGTAGATGTAAAGACCAAGGTACTCCCTGCGTGAGAGCTTGCCTGTCTTCGGGTTGCGGATTGGAGGATAGAAATCCAGATAGAGGGAAGTCTGTCCGTTCTTGATAGGTCGTTTCCGCACGGTGACCTTTGTACAAATGTTCGTCATATTGTTATTCTTTTATTATTCTTACCGATGTGTATCTGTGGATGCGAATAGCCATGGTCGCAACGCTTTAACTCTCAAATCCGATGCAAAGTTAGATTGCCGTGAAAAGAGAAAAGCAAAGATGGCTTCAAATACAGCCAGAATTTAACCTGAATTTGCTTTTGAGTATGATTTTACGCTCAAAATCAGACTAAAAGCAGGTATTGGATGCGTTTTTTGTCTTATATCCGTTACTCTGCGTTGTGGGTTTGTTTCGACCGACATGGATGGGTGCTGCATAGCAATTGCAACGGCATGGGTCGTATATGAGTTTGTTTGAACCATCTCTTGACTTGTGTCTCACTTCCGTTTTGCCTTGGTCGTAGTACTGCTTTTCTCTGCCTTCTTGCGTGCAGCCTCCCAGTCTGCTTTCAGATAGTAGTTGGCTCTTCCGCCTTTGAACTTTCGGATTCTCACTCCATGGGTCTCCGCAAATCTGCGTACCTGTGTCTTGCCTAATCCGTAGAGTTTCATGATGTCGAAGCAGGTGTACCAGTCATCGGAAATGTTCTTACCCTGTTCTTCATTATAAAGCCCGATAACCCTTTCCACGTCTTCTTTCTTGAAGCAGGTCGTTCCCCATGCGTGAACTGACTGGAGTTGGTAACGATTGCGGACTTCATAGAATCTTCCATACTTGATATTAAAGGTGCTCAACACCTCTGCCATTGTGTAATGGGTGTCGTGGGTTACTCCATCAGGTGCTCTTTCACCAGCCCTGGGAGTCTTGCGACACTTTGCCAACTTGTTGACTGAGCCAGTCTCGGCATCTTTTAGCCTCTGTGCTTTCTTGGACGTTGCTCCTTCTAACGATAGGGAAGAAGGGAGAACCACCTGATAACCTTGTCCCTTGGCTATTTCAAGAAGGTCTTGCAAATAGATCCTGGTCATGCGTGTACCGAAATTTACGGCTCTTAGCCTGCCTTGACGAATAAGACTGCGTACTGTCTTGACGCTGATGCTTACTGCCTGCGCTGTTTCCTCTACGGACATCAGCACGATTGGAATGCGAGTTGTAGTATTCATTTTTACCGTTATTTTTGAATTTTGCAGTGACTCATGGGGGATGGTCCTTGACGGAAACTTTTAAGAGGAAACAAGGGGAAATAAGAGGAAATAAGAACCCTCATTAAGAACCGTGTGTCCCTCTGCCCATGGTACAACCGTGGTACAAAATTACTATAAACGGATGAAACTCG
The Segatella copri DNA segment above includes these coding regions:
- a CDS encoding helix-turn-helix domain-containing protein: MNTTTRIPIVLMSVEETAQAVSISVKTVRSLIRQGRLRAVNFGTRMTRIYLQDLLEIAKGQGYQVVLPSSLSLEGATSKKAQRLKDAETGSVNKLAKCRKTPRAGERAPDGVTHDTHYTMAEVLSTFNIKYGRFYEVRNRYQLQSVHAWGTTCFKKEDVERVIGLYNEEQGKNISDDWYTCFDIMKLYGLGKTQVRRFAETHGVRIRKFKGGRANYYLKADWEAARKKAEKSSTTTKAKRK